The Treponema phagedenis DNA segment AAAGCTTGCTTCTTTTACCACATATATACCTGCAATGAAAAAGCTGCAAAAAACTTGCGCAAAAGAGATTGAATTTGAGGTAGTCAGAGCCGGTATGCCGCTTGTGGAACTGAATGATAAAGACAGCTTAACAAAAAAAATGAATCTTGCTTGGCTTTCAGGGTATCTTCCCACAGAAAACGAAGCCGCATTACTTGAAACTGCAAAAAAAGAAGGGTGGGCATGCGTATCCAATGATCCTACGGATGAAGATATTGTGCCTACTCAATTGAAGCATAATCGTTTTGTAAACTTATTAACTCCGCTTACCGAATTCCTCGGTACAATTCCGTATTATACCGAACCTGATATTTCCCTTTGGTTCTTACTCTTTTTCGGAATATTTTTTGCCATGATATTCGGCGATGCGGGCTATGGCAGCGTTCTGGTACTTATTTCCGCAGTTATGATCTTAAAGGCGAAAAAGGCAAAAAAAGAAGTTCCGCTTGCACTTAAAATGTTTTTATATCTCGGTTTTTTAACCGTTATTTGGGGTACAATTGTATGCAACTGGTTCGGTCTTGCGCCCGAAAATCTTCCCGTTTGGCTTCAAAACCTTTCAATACCGGGATTTTCAAATCTCACCGAAGAAACGATCAGAAACAAAAATCAAATGCATTTTTGTTTTATACTCGGACTCATACAGCTTACAATTGGACATATAATCGGTATAAAGCGGAGCTTCCGTTCTCTGAAAGTTTTCGGCGAAATCGGATCTCTTGCAATGCTGTACGGAATATATTTTGTGGTATTGAACCTTATTATCGATAGCAAAAAATATCCGATAAACTCTTACGTGATTATTGCAATTGTTGCGGGCTTTATCTTAAACTTTATTTTTTCCTCGTATGAAACAAGCATCCGAGAAAGTCTTATAGAAAATGCTAAAAACAGCATCAGTAAGTTTCTTGGGGTGGTAAATATTTTTGCCGATATTATGAGTTATATTCGTCTTTGGGCGGTTGGGCTTGCCGGCGGCGCAATTAGCGCAACGGTCAATGCAATGGCGGGTCCTGCTTTAGGAAGTTTTTTGGTATTTCTCGGTGTCTTATTACTTTTATTCGGACACGGATTAAACTATATTATGAATGTGCTTTCGGTTATCGTACACGGTGTGCGATTAAATACTTTGGAATTTTCAAACCATGTCGGTCTCGCATGGGCCGGTATAAAATACGAACCTTTCAGCGATAACTAAATGCTGTAAGGATATGGAGGATTACATATGAATTTTGGTTTATTTGGTGCGGCGGCCGCACTCGGGATTTCAGCCATCGGATCTGCAATCGGACTCGCTATTGCGGGGCAAGGAACAATCGGCGCGTGGAAACGCTGTTACATGAGTAACAAACCAGCACCTTTTATACTGGTCGCTTTTGCCGGAGCTCCTTTAACGCAGACAATTTACGGTTATCTGTTGATGGATCGAATGCTTAATTCTCAAAAAGATGCATGGTTCTTATTAGGTCTCGGACTTGTCTGCGGACTTGCTATTGCCATATCAGCGGTAGCACAGGGAAAAGCATCCGCCTCAGGCTCCGATGCCCTTGCCGAAACGGGAAAAGGATTTGCGCAATATATTACAATTGTCGGTCTTTGCGAAACTGTTGCTCTGTTTGTTATGGTATTCGGCTTAATCAAGTGCTGAAAAGACTCAAAAAGAGTACCCAGATATAGCTTTATCTCAAATGGGTTTTGTAAGATACTTTTATATGCTGCAAAACCCATTTGCAGTTTTTAGCCTTTGTATTCTTTTTGTCGTAATCGCAAGGAATTTTTTCAATGCATTTAGTTGTAGATATTGGTAACTCTAATATTGTAATTGGTCTTTTTGAAGAAGAAAGAATCGAGAACGAGCCGAACTGTGTAAAAACCTGGCGCTTATATACGAATATTTTGCGTACCGCTGATGAGTACACAACGATTATTCGCAGCCTTTTACGCGATGATAATATTGATATTTCTTCGGTACATTTTTCTCTTCTTTCTTCTGTGGTACCGCCGCTTACGCTTGTCTTTTCTCAAGTGCTCATAAACCTTACCGGAATTAAACCGGCTGTTCTTGCCCACGATGTATATGACAAACTTCCCATCGCAATTCCTGAAACGGCACGCTATACCATCGGGACGGATATTATTGCAAATGCGGTCGGTGCCTATACATTTTATAAAAAAGCTTGCATCGTCATTGATTTCGGCACGGCTCTTACCTTTACCGCTGTTGATTCACAAGGAAGTATCCAAGGCGTTGCCATTGCACCCGGTTTACAAACTGCGGCAAAAGCACTGGTTACACAGACTGCACAGCTACCTTCGGTTCCTCTTGAAATTCCCCATTCAAGTTTGGGAAAAAATACCGTACACGCAATTCAGTCCGGAATTGTGCTCGGTTATTCTTCATTGGTGGAAGGTATGATTGTACGCATGAAAAAAGAACTTGGTACGGACTGCCTTGTTGTTGCGACAGGAGGGCTTTCCGGTGTGCTTGAAAATGCAGAAAACCTTTTTACTAAAATCGATCAAAAACTCACATTAAAAGGGCTTTCATATATTGCCGCAATTCTGAACGAAAAATAAACTTCCCTTTAAAAAATAAAATCCTTATCGGATTTTCAGCCTGCGGTTTGAAAGAAAAACTAAATCCTTCTTTGGAAAAAAATCAAATCGCAGCGCTAAAACTTGCCATGCTTTAAACCGCTTCATTCGGAGACTCTTTTTTTTGAGTGGAAGAATCGGGATTTGCTGCAGGCCGAATTGTTTTTATCCTGAATATAAAATAGTAATATTTTATTACCATAAGTAAAATGATTATTATGCGCGCATAAAGATTTTTTGAAAAATAAAACCCGATTAAAAGCATGGTTGATGCAAAAGCTAAAATAGATACTTTTGCTTTTAAAGTCATTGCGCGGTTTTCATTAAATCGTTTTAAGTGGTTTTTATAAATTTTTGTTTGTATAAACCAGTTATGAACACGTGTTGAGCCTTTAGTAAAACAAAAAAGAGTTATAAGTAAAAAAGGCGTTGTAGGTAGGATGGGCAAAAAAATCCCTATAATCCCAATCCCTAAAAACAAAAAGCCTACGATTATCCATACTATTTTAACGATTTTCATAATCACTCCGTTGTTATACTAGAGTAACATAAAAAGCTTAGAGAGGCAAGCATGGCTTGCATGGCCGGAATAAAGCATGAAAAACTTATTTTTGCCATTTCAACAGCAATTTAACTCAATTTTAAATAGTTTTCACAGATTATTACCATTCCTCCTTTTTATATCCATTGACTTTTTTTTGAGACTTTCTACAATAACACCATATGAAATTTTCAACCGAAGAGTTTTGCCGATGGCTTGACGGCTTTGCCAATTTTGAGCAGGTGCCGAAGCCGGATAGGTTTACTTTAGAAGGAATTAGAAATCTTGCGGAAATGTTTGACAATCCGCAAAATACCTATAAATCGATTCATCTTGCCGGATCGAAGGGGAAGGGCTCAACCTCAACAATGATTGCCTCGATTCTTGATGTGGCGGGTTTTCAAACAGGGTTGTATACGTCGCCGCATGTTTGCGATTTTCGGGAGCGGGTTTCCCGTGCCGGCGTTTTTTTTAGCGATGCGGAATATGCGGAAGCCTATGCGCGAATACATGAAAAAATAACCGCAAAGCAAAACAAAGATTCCGATTTTGCGCCGACTTGGTTTGAGCTTGTTACCTTGCTTGCCTTTGAACTTTTTAAGGAGTGCGGCTGCAATTGGGCAGTGTTTGAAACCGGCATGGGCGGACGGCTTGATGCCACCAACATTATTCAGCCGGAAGCCTGTGTGCTTATGCCGATAGAGCTGGAGCATTGCAAATTCCTTGGCGATACGCTTGCAAAAATTGCCGCTGAAAAGGCGGGCATTATTAAAGAAGGCTGTCCGGTTTTTTGTTTTGACCAGCAGGAAGAAGCTTTGCAGGTTTTTAAAACGGTTGCGGAACAAAAACATGCGCCCTTCTTTTATCTGCCGGAGCTGATTACAAAAACCGAAAGCAGCATCGCTCATTTTGAGCGAAAGGTTTGCATTCATTTTAATGCGGCAACAAAACCGGGGAGTTTGTTTGCGCGCCCGCTTTCGGTTAACCTAAAACTTTTAGATGAGTTTCAGATAAAAAACGCCGCGCTTGCCGCCGCAGCTGTCAAGTATCTTTTGCCGGAACTCAGCGAGGAGATAATCGAAAAAGGTTTGGCTCAAGCAACGCTTCCCGCACGTTTTGAGGTAGTGCAAAAAGAGCCGCTTATTGTTGTGGACGGCGCTCACACAAAAAACAGTATTGCCGGCACGCTTGCAACGTTCTTAAGTATTGCGCCTGAAAAATTTATCCTGCTTTTTGCCTGCGCCGAAGATAAATCAAGTGAAGAATTTGCGCCTCTCTTTTTAAATCACGCTGCGGAAATCTTTCTCACTATTCCGGGTGTGTTTAAAAAATCGAATTTTGAGCGAACGAGGAAAGCTTTTTTGAATACTTTTCAAAATGAGCCAAGCTGTCCGATACATGCAGATGAAAACTTTTCGCTGATTATTCGCCAAGCCTTTGAGAAGAGTAAAACTGAAAAACGTCCGCTGCTTGTTATAGGCTCATTTTATCTGGCGGGGGAAGTAAAACGCGCACTTCCTCAGCTTGCACAGAAGGATTAGGAAAAGAAAGCTCTGTCGCAAACAACTGGAGCGGATATGTATGCGCGTTGATTATGGCTTGCGCATAGGCTTTTTCATACGCAGGATTGTAAAGCGCATCTCCGATAATCGGAAAGCCGATCCACGCCAGATGAGCGCGCACCTGATGCCGATATCCTAAGCTGAGTGTGCAGGTAATCATTGCGGTTTGCCCTTGCTCCAGAATCTCGGTTAGGGTTGTGGTGTACAATTTGGCATTTCGGGTAAAATTTTTGCCGCCCTCAAAAATCGGCGCAACCTTTCGCGCACCCGGGCCGAAGTTTCTAAACCGGCTTTTGACAACAAAGGGAAGCGTAATTTTTACTTTCGGTGAGTTTAATTGCGGGCTGCAAAAGGCGGTATAGGTTTTTCTGATTTTCCCGTTTTGTTGTGCTTTTTGCAAAATATCAAAACTGTTCTGATTTTTTGCAATAAGCACCAGCCCGCTTGTGGCAGTATCGAGCCGATGGATAAGCCCTTTTTCAATCTCTTTTTTTCCGATGACGGCGGCAGCTGCGGGCTCCCTTTTTATAAACCATGCAATGAGCGTGTTTTTCTCATCGCTGCGTAACGGGGCGGTGGGCATTCCCGAAGGTTTATACAAAACCGCAAAATCTTCACTCTCTTTTATAAGCTGCGGCTCGGGCAGCCGATGATTAAAGCCCGCCATCGTTTTTCATTTCCCCTAAAAATGAGCGAAACCTCTCGGGCAACGGGGCGGTAATTTTTATCGGATTTCCGTCAGGCAGGTTTATTTTTAAGTGCTGCGCGTGAAGCATTAAGCTGCTTGAAGAAAATCGGGAATCTTTTTTTCCGTAGAGCGGATCTCCTAAAATCGGGCAGCCGATAAAGGCGGCATGCAGCCGAATTTGGTGTGTGCGCCCGGTGCCAAGTTTGAATTGCACAATCGAATATTTGCCGAAAGTTTTTAGCACCCTATACAATGTATCCGCATACCGCCCGACGGAAAGGTCTGAAGAAGCGGCAAACTTTGTGCGGTGTTTCGGGTCTCGATATATCGAAGTTTCAATTTTTCCTTTAAGTGTTCGAGGACAGCCTTGCACTACGGCAAGATATATTTTTGTTGTTTTGTGCTGTTTAAATTGAGCCTTAAAAAACTCCTCCGCCCGCGTGTTCCTTGCGGTAATAAGCACGCCTGAAGTGTCCTTATCCAAACGGTGGACAATTCCCTGCCGGAAGCAGGACTGAAAACTTTGCGTGTTCTGCAAGATTTCGGAAAACTCATCTTTAATCGGCGAGCAATGCAGCCGGTAATACGCCAACCCCTGCACCAATGTTCCCGTCCAGTTCCCCGATGCGGGGTGCGTTACCAAACCTTGTTGCTTATTAACCGCAATCACATCCTCATTTTCAAAAAGAATGGAAAGCGGAATCTCTTCGGGGATAAAAACCTCGGGGATAGGGTCTGCCCATTTAATTTCTACAATATCATTAGGGCGTACAAGCGTGGAAAGCTTTGCCTGCTTCCCGTTCACCGCTGCCGATTGCAAACCCGCCTTTAGTTTTGAGCGCGGTATATTCATTTGCGCGCCGCAAAAAACATCGAGCCGGCGGGGCTCATTGTACGCTTCCGAAACGACAAAGCGTTTATTCTGCATGTTTTTCAGAATCCTGCGGAGTGTTTTCTTCCATTTGCTCTGCCGGCTTTTCAGGTGCTCCTTCGGGCGGAGCTGTCAACGGAACAAGCATAATCTCCTCACCATGTATGAGGTTTTCTCTTTCAAGTTTTTTGCGATCGATAGAACGCTTAATTGCACGATAACTGAAATCGATAAGCGCTATTCCGATAGAAATTCCGACAGCGGTGCAAAACACTTTTATTTGTTCTTTTTCGGTAAGAGGAACAGCCTTGTCCGCCTGTTTAAGCGGCCAGGGATAATAGGCGGGGTCTTTCGGATGTTTTGCGGCACGAATCATATCATATCCCCAAAAGGTTAAAAGCGTTACAAAGGGCAAGGCGCCAAACGATAGAATTTCAAAGCGGCGCAACTCGTGCTGCCAAAGCGGGAATTCCTCTTTTGTATATGGAACGGGAGTTCTGTCAATTTTTTTTTCATCTTTTTCATCGGCAAACACGGGAAAAATTCCTGCAAAAATAGTAAAAAACAAAACAGCTGCGGTTATTTTTCTTCTCATAATAATGAAGTGAGTATATCGCAAAGTTTTAAAAAATCATAGACCTGTAAGGTTTCAGCACGGGCGGAAGAATCTATTTCCGCTTTTTTAAAAAATGTATCCGCATCAACCGCCGCATACCGGGGATTGCTTTTTTGCCACGCAAGAAAGTTATTTTTAAGGGTTTTTCTTCGGGAGGAAAAAAACGCCCGCAGCAATTGAAAAAAAAGCTTGTTATCTTTGCAATCAATTAAATCCGTTTTTTTTGTTAAAAGAAGCGCTTGAGATACCACATTCGGGCGGGGCCAAAAACAAGCGGAAGGAATGGTTCGCAAGGCGGTAACATCATAGTATCGATTACAAAGTACTGAAAACGAAGAATAATCCGGCGAGTTCGGCTGCGCCCGCATTCTGTCTCCTACTTCTTTTTGCACGGTTACAAGCAGTTTATCAAAAATTGCTTCGGCTTCGATGGTGTCCGCAATCAATTTTGCCGCAATATTATATGGAAGATTTCCGAAAAAGCAGTCGGGTTTTTCTTTTTCAAATGCCGCCTTCCATGTTTTCAGCGCATCTCCTTCTATCAATGTAAACAGAGGATTTTCGCCGTAGGCTTTTCGAAGAAAATCGGAAAATCCGGAATCAATTTCAAATGCGGTTGTATGTACGTTTTTTTCCAGCAATAAAAAGGTCATCGCTCCGAGCCCCGGACCGATTTCCCAAATTCGCTCTCCTCCCTGTAATTCAAGCGAATCGATGAGAAACTTTCGCATGTTCTCATCGATTAAAAAATTCTGTCCGAATTTTTTCCGCATTCCCAAGTCTCTCTCTTTTAAAAAGGAGGCAAGGGCGGAAGGAGAATTATAATCAGGTAAGTTCATAGCTATTCCTTTTAATGGTGATTTTTTTTGCAATATACATGCAAGATACGCCTGCCGCAAAAGGTATTATAGCATAAAAAACCGTTTCTGAAATAGTTTCAGCCTCTAAAAGAGGAAATTGAGCAAAACTCCGTGCCAGAAAAAAAATGCAGTGATACATGCCGTTCAGCACAAAGGAAAAAATCGGCGAGGCAATCGGCAGCAATAAACAGATGCCAATCGCCGCTATTCCGAAAATAAGAAAAACCGAAACAATCGGGCTTATAACGCAAGAGGCAAGAACGCCGATAAAAGCGATTTTTCCGATAAAACCTATGACTATGGGCGCCGTAAAAGCCTGCGCACCGATAGAAGCTGCAAAGGCTCCGGCGATTGCCGCGGGGATTTGCTTTTTTACTATTGTGATAAGCGCTTCGCCAAACAAAAGAATACCGGCGAGGGCTCCGTACGAAAGCATAAAGCCAAGTTCTAAGGCATCTTGCGGGAAAAACACAATATGCACCGTTATCATTGCGGATAAAATCGAAAAGATTTTCGGCTGAAACCCGAAACGTTTTCCCAACACCATAAACAGCATCATTCCCAAGGCTCTGCTTAACGACGGCGACGTGCCGGCAAACCAGACAAAGAACAAAACCGAAAGCAGTGAAACCCGTATTGCAATTCGCTTGCGTCCGAAGATATTCCCGAATCGAATTGCGGCAAGGCTGACAATCGACACATGCATTCCCGAAAGTGCCAGCACATGGGCAAGCCCCGCGTTTTTAAAACTTTCCGCAAAGTCCGGCGTTAAAAAGGTTTTATCCGCCGCAAGCAATGCCAGCAAAAGCCCGCCCGCTTCTCCCCACTCGTATAAAAGATACATAAGATAAAACCGTAAGCGAGCCCGAACCTTTTCGTGTTTTGAATTCCATGCGGAAAACTTTGGCTGCACCGGCTTGGCAAAAAAAGCTTTTTCGTCGTCGGTAAATCCGCCTTTCACAAAAAGCCGCAATCCCTTTGCATAGTATTCGGAAAAAACTTCGCCTTTGAGCAAACTGATTCCGCCCGCATACTGTTCTTTTACAGCAGCAGCCGGCATAAAAAGCATACAGCTTCCCCGTGCGAAAAAAGAGGAGCCGTCCGCATAACTGCACCGTAAAAGTTTTACCGGCATACGGTAATAGCGTTGCCCCGCCGGAAGCGGATCGCCTGAAAGTTCTGCTTCTATCATCGTTACCTTTGAAAGCTGCGCAAGTGTGGCGGGCGGCGCTTCCAACACAAGCAAAAACCGGTATGCAAACAGGGCAAAAACACAGCCGATTGCTATATACACACCGTTTCTCATCAGCACATTTGCTCTCTTTTTAAAAAAAAGTACCCAAAAAACTATAAGAAAAAGCAGCGCAATGCTCAGTATCGTAAAAAGCGTTCCCGAAATTGAAAATCCGATTGCATAAAAGCCATAAAAAAGGCAGCACAAGGTTCCCGCAATTATCACAATCGGAGCGTTGGTTTCTTTTCTCATACTCTTATTATTTGTCGGTATTTGCAAAAACGGCTTAGAAACGGTAAAAGATTTTGAAAACGTTAAATCAAAGACCGTGTTAAAGTACAAAAATATCAGCAATGCGATGACTACAAAAATCAGAAAATATGCTATTATGCATAGAACAGTGCTAAAAAATGCTGTTCCGAGGTTCTCGATAGTATAAATCAATCATAAAACATGACAAGTTTTTAGGAGAAATTATGGTTATCACAAAATCTGAAATGACAACAAGAGTCCAAAATGAATTAAAAGGCGGCAAGGGCGAAGTGCGAATCATTGATTATTTTAAAAATGACTTGGTGCCAAATTGCAAATTATTTTCCGAAATGACCATCCCCGCAGGCGGAAGCATCGGCGAGCACACGCATCTGAATGAGACGGAAGTATATGTTATCCGCAGCGGCAGCGCAATCGTAACCGATAACGGAAAAGACCTCCCCGCCGTAGCCGGCGATATCGTGGTAACAGGACACAATCAAAGCCACAGCATCCGCAACGCCGGAGACACGCCCTTGATTATCACTGCGGTAATCGTGACGGAATAGCAGCACGTTTTATATACGCAAGATAAAAAAGAGTCCGACACGGCGCAAGGGCGAAGTTTTGAAAATTTACTCTAACTTCGCCAACGAGTTTTAAAGCTTCAATTTTACAGTTTTGTGTTGATGCTTTAAAACATCGTTTTGAATTGAGCAACGGTGAGCAAACTTACCATAGGAATGCTTAAATCTGCACTTCTCATTGTTAGGGATCCAATTTGTATAACCGGAAGTTAATTACAAAACGCTACACTCGATCTTGATAAACTGTTGGCATCGGTTATTACGCACAAACTTTCACGCTGTTCTACCATCTCAATCAAAAACCATCTGTTCAAAATTGGGCAGAATAAAATCGGCGCACGCACAACGGTAAATGTATTGATTTCCCAAAACATGGAATACGCGCTTTAACATGACGAATTCTATCCGATTGTACCGCTCGATGATATATACCGAACCGATACAATTGGACGAACCAGAGGCCTACTTCAAGTAGTTATTGACTTGATTTATGAATTCTCATTTCATTGCAAAACTAACCCCTTTTAGGGCTGAAATATTCACTGGTTATTGACATCGATTTACATTGAATTGACAGGATATCCCTTATATGGTAAAGATTTAATGTATGAGTGAGAGCATATTACAAGACGGACGATGGAATGCGCAAAGCAAGCGCATGCTTGAAAAACTGATTAAGGAATCCGCGTTTTCAAATAATTACGCTGTTTTTGACTGGGACGATACG contains these protein-coding regions:
- a CDS encoding ATP synthase subunit K (produces ATP from ADP in the presence of a proton gradient across the membrane; the K subunit is a nonenzymatic component which binds the dimeric form by interacting with the G and E subunits) codes for the protein MNFGLFGAAAALGISAIGSAIGLAIAGQGTIGAWKRCYMSNKPAPFILVAFAGAPLTQTIYGYLLMDRMLNSQKDAWFLLGLGLVCGLAIAISAVAQGKASASGSDALAETGKGFAQYITIVGLCETVALFVMVFGLIKC
- a CDS encoding RluA family pseudouridine synthase; its protein translation is MQNKRFVVSEAYNEPRRLDVFCGAQMNIPRSKLKAGLQSAAVNGKQAKLSTLVRPNDIVEIKWADPIPEVFIPEEIPLSILFENEDVIAVNKQQGLVTHPASGNWTGTLVQGLAYYRLHCSPIKDEFSEILQNTQSFQSCFRQGIVHRLDKDTSGVLITARNTRAEEFFKAQFKQHKTTKIYLAVVQGCPRTLKGKIETSIYRDPKHRTKFAASSDLSVGRYADTLYRVLKTFGKYSIVQFKLGTGRTHQIRLHAAFIGCPILGDPLYGKKDSRFSSSSLMLHAQHLKINLPDGNPIKITAPLPERFRSFLGEMKNDGGL
- a CDS encoding YbaN family protein translates to MKIVKIVWIIVGFLFLGIGIIGIFLPILPTTPFLLITLFCFTKGSTRVHNWFIQTKIYKNHLKRFNENRAMTLKAKVSILAFASTMLLIGFYFSKNLYARIIIILLMVIKYYYFIFRIKTIRPAANPDSSTQKKESPNEAV
- a CDS encoding ComEC/Rec2 family competence protein, translated to MRKETNAPIVIIAGTLCCLFYGFYAIGFSISGTLFTILSIALLFLIVFWVLFFKKRANVLMRNGVYIAIGCVFALFAYRFLLVLEAPPATLAQLSKVTMIEAELSGDPLPAGQRYYRMPVKLLRCSYADGSSFFARGSCMLFMPAAAVKEQYAGGISLLKGEVFSEYYAKGLRLFVKGGFTDDEKAFFAKPVQPKFSAWNSKHEKVRARLRFYLMYLLYEWGEAGGLLLALLAADKTFLTPDFAESFKNAGLAHVLALSGMHVSIVSLAAIRFGNIFGRKRIAIRVSLLSVLFFVWFAGTSPSLSRALGMMLFMVLGKRFGFQPKIFSILSAMITVHIVFFPQDALELGFMLSYGALAGILLFGEALITIVKKQIPAAIAGAFAASIGAQAFTAPIVIGFIGKIAFIGVLASCVISPIVSVFLIFGIAAIGICLLLPIASPIFSFVLNGMYHCIFFLARSFAQFPLLEAETISETVFYAIIPFAAGVSCMYIAKKITIKRNSYELT
- a CDS encoding type III pantothenate kinase, yielding MHLVVDIGNSNIVIGLFEEERIENEPNCVKTWRLYTNILRTADEYTTIIRSLLRDDNIDISSVHFSLLSSVVPPLTLVFSQVLINLTGIKPAVLAHDVYDKLPIAIPETARYTIGTDIIANAVGAYTFYKKACIVIDFGTALTFTAVDSQGSIQGVAIAPGLQTAAKALVTQTAQLPSVPLEIPHSSLGKNTVHAIQSGIVLGYSSLVEGMIVRMKKELGTDCLVVATGGLSGVLENAENLFTKIDQKLTLKGLSYIAAILNEK
- a CDS encoding V-type ATP synthase subunit I yields the protein MIVPMKKASVLVLHNEQEKALEALRKLGVLHIEKREASSEKLSSLRDLDTKLTRAQSLIEEAAKNLKKKVRGSADADQEKLMELVNNTLALAEEKDAAKDRLAATLSDITHYAPWGNFNPADIKELAEKGVYLFPVTLSEKSYRALPDSLTTVLLSARKKLVRCVIISEEPKLPIDLPDDVQELEMPAVAVSELEEIRDDLTVRISDIEEKLASFTTYIPAMKKLQKTCAKEIEFEVVRAGMPLVELNDKDSLTKKMNLAWLSGYLPTENEAALLETAKKEGWACVSNDPTDEDIVPTQLKHNRFVNLLTPLTEFLGTIPYYTEPDISLWFLLFFGIFFAMIFGDAGYGSVLVLISAVMILKAKKAKKEVPLALKMFLYLGFLTVIWGTIVCNWFGLAPENLPVWLQNLSIPGFSNLTEETIRNKNQMHFCFILGLIQLTIGHIIGIKRSFRSLKVFGEIGSLAMLYGIYFVVLNLIIDSKKYPINSYVIIAIVAGFILNFIFSSYETSIRESLIENAKNSISKFLGVVNIFADIMSYIRLWAVGLAGGAISATVNAMAGPALGSFLVFLGVLLLLFGHGLNYIMNVLSVIVHGVRLNTLEFSNHVGLAWAGIKYEPFSDN
- a CDS encoding pseudouridine synthase — protein: MAGFNHRLPEPQLIKESEDFAVLYKPSGMPTAPLRSDEKNTLIAWFIKREPAAAAVIGKKEIEKGLIHRLDTATSGLVLIAKNQNSFDILQKAQQNGKIRKTYTAFCSPQLNSPKVKITLPFVVKSRFRNFGPGARKVAPIFEGGKNFTRNAKLYTTTLTEILEQGQTAMITCTLSLGYRHQVRAHLAWIGFPIIGDALYNPAYEKAYAQAIINAHTYPLQLFATELSFPNPSVQAEEVRVLLPPPDKMSL
- a CDS encoding bifunctional folylpolyglutamate synthase/dihydrofolate synthase; translated protein: MKFSTEEFCRWLDGFANFEQVPKPDRFTLEGIRNLAEMFDNPQNTYKSIHLAGSKGKGSTSTMIASILDVAGFQTGLYTSPHVCDFRERVSRAGVFFSDAEYAEAYARIHEKITAKQNKDSDFAPTWFELVTLLAFELFKECGCNWAVFETGMGGRLDATNIIQPEACVLMPIELEHCKFLGDTLAKIAAEKAGIIKEGCPVFCFDQQEEALQVFKTVAEQKHAPFFYLPELITKTESSIAHFERKVCIHFNAATKPGSLFARPLSVNLKLLDEFQIKNAALAAAAVKYLLPELSEEIIEKGLAQATLPARFEVVQKEPLIVVDGAHTKNSIAGTLATFLSIAPEKFILLFACAEDKSSEEFAPLFLNHAAEIFLTIPGVFKKSNFERTRKAFLNTFQNEPSCPIHADENFSLIIRQAFEKSKTEKRPLLVIGSFYLAGEVKRALPQLAQKD
- a CDS encoding cupin domain-containing protein; amino-acid sequence: MVITKSEMTTRVQNELKGGKGEVRIIDYFKNDLVPNCKLFSEMTIPAGGSIGEHTHLNETEVYVIRSGSAIVTDNGKDLPAVAGDIVVTGHNQSHSIRNAGDTPLIITAVIVTE
- the rsmA gene encoding 16S rRNA (adenine(1518)-N(6)/adenine(1519)-N(6))-dimethyltransferase RsmA codes for the protein MNLPDYNSPSALASFLKERDLGMRKKFGQNFLIDENMRKFLIDSLELQGGERIWEIGPGLGAMTFLLLEKNVHTTAFEIDSGFSDFLRKAYGENPLFTLIEGDALKTWKAAFEKEKPDCFFGNLPYNIAAKLIADTIEAEAIFDKLLVTVQKEVGDRMRAQPNSPDYSSFSVLCNRYYDVTALRTIPSACFWPRPNVVSQALLLTKKTDLIDCKDNKLFFQLLRAFFSSRRKTLKNNFLAWQKSNPRYAAVDADTFFKKAEIDSSARAETLQVYDFLKLCDILTSLL